The DNA region GGCCCGCGCGCTCATCGCGGCGGCCGGGCGCTGCGACGTGCTCATCAACAATGCGGGCATCCAGCATGTCGCGCCGATCGATGAATTCCCCGTGGAGAAGTGGAACGCCATCATCGCGATCATGCTGTCTTCGGCGTTTCACACCACCGCCGTGGCGCTGCCCTTGATGCGGGAGGCCGGCTGGGGCCGGGTGATCAACATCTCCTCGGCCCATGGCCTAACCGCCTCGCCCTACAAGAGCGCCTATGTCTCGGCCAAGCACGGCGTGGTGGGCATGACGAAAGTGGTGGCGCTCGAGACCGCCAAGGAGCCCATTACCGCCAACGCCATCTGCCCGGGCTACGTGAAGACCCCGCTCGTGGAGGCGCAGATCCCCGACACGGCGAAGAAATACGAGATGTCCGAGGAGGAGGTGATCGAGAAGGTGCTTCTCGAGCGACAGCCCTCCAAGGAGTTCGCGACGACGGATCAGCTCGGCGGGGTGGCGGCCTTCCTCTGCTCACCGGACGCCGATCAGATCACCGGCACGACGATCAGCGTCGATGGCGGCTGGACGGCCCTGTGATGGAGGTCTGATGCGGATCAATCTCGCGCTTCAGGGCGGCGGCGCCCATGGCTCCTTCACGTGGGGCGTGCTCGACCGGCTGCTCGAGGAGCCGGAGCTCGAGATCGCCGCGATCACGGGGACCTCGGCCGGCGCGCTCAACGGCGCGGCGCTCAAGGCAGGGCTCGTCCATGGCGGGCGCGAGGCGGCGCGGGAAAATCTCGACTGGCTCTGGCAGCAGGTGGGCGCGGCCGAGGACGAGGCCATCGCGCCATGGATGGAGGCCTTTCCGGCCAGTATGATCTCCCAGAGCATCGAGTTCTCGCTGCCCTACATCCTCGGCGATCTCTCCACCCGGGTCTGGTCGCCCTATGCCTACGGGCCGCTCTACCAGAACCCGCTGCACCGCATCGTGGAGCGCTTTTCCTACGCTGAGGTCTGTGCGGATCGTGGGCCGGCGCTCTTCATTTGCGCCACGAATGTCCGCTCCGGCAAGATCCGTGTCTTCGAGGGCGACGAGATCGGAACTGAGGCGATCATGGCCTCCGCCTGCTTGCCCACGCTCTTTCAGGCCGTGGAGATCGACGACGAGGCCTATTGGGATGGCGGCTATACCGGCAATCCCGCGCTCTTTCCGCTCTTCGAACCGGAGTTTCCCGACGACGTGGTCATCATCAACATCAACCCGCTGGAGCGGGGCAAGCTGCCGACGACGCCGCAGGAGATCCAGAACCGGATCAACGAGATCAGCTTCAATTCCTCGCTCTTCCGCGAACTCCGCGCCATCAGCTTCGTCAAGCGCCTGATCGCGGAGGGGAAGATGGAAAAAGGCGCCATGAAGGACATGAAGGTGCACATGATCGCCGATGACGCGCTGATGACAGAATTATCGGTGGCCACGAAGACCGTGCCCAATGCCACCGTCATAGCGCAGCTCAAGGCCGCAGGCCGCCGCGCGGCGGGCAGATTCCTCGACGGTGATGCCGAGAAGATCGGCGTCGAAAGCTCCGTCGATCTCAGGGCGATGTTCGACTAGGCGCCACGAATTTCCGAAGAAATTCGTGTGTGGCCGGGGCGAGAATTTTCTTCGGAAAGTTCTTGCGCGCCGGGCCTAGAGGCCGGCGAGGAGCGTGGCGGCGAGCGCGAGCATGGTGAGACCGACGAGCACATCGAGCCAGCGCCAGGCCGCCGCGGTCTGCATCACTGGGGCGAGCCAGCGCGCGCCGTAGCCCAGGACCGAGAAGAAGACGAAGGACGACGCGCTG from Pseudomonadota bacterium includes:
- a CDS encoding patatin-like phospholipase family protein; the protein is MRINLALQGGGAHGSFTWGVLDRLLEEPELEIAAITGTSAGALNGAALKAGLVHGGREAARENLDWLWQQVGAAEDEAIAPWMEAFPASMISQSIEFSLPYILGDLSTRVWSPYAYGPLYQNPLHRIVERFSYAEVCADRGPALFICATNVRSGKIRVFEGDEIGTEAIMASACLPTLFQAVEIDDEAYWDGGYTGNPALFPLFEPEFPDDVVIININPLERGKLPTTPQEIQNRINEISFNSSLFRELRAISFVKRLIAEGKMEKGAMKDMKVHMIADDALMTELSVATKTVPNATVIAQLKAAGRRAAGRFLDGDAEKIGVESSVDLRAMFD
- a CDS encoding 3-hydroxybutyrate dehydrogenase — its product is MTLTGKTAVITGSNSGIGLGIAWRLAREGADVVLNSYTDSDEDHALAKEISEETGTKARYVQADLSDGEQARALIAAAGRCDVLINNAGIQHVAPIDEFPVEKWNAIIAIMLSSAFHTTAVALPLMREAGWGRVINISSAHGLTASPYKSAYVSAKHGVVGMTKVVALETAKEPITANAICPGYVKTPLVEAQIPDTAKKYEMSEEEVIEKVLLERQPSKEFATTDQLGGVAAFLCSPDADQITGTTISVDGGWTAL